In Candidatus Wallbacteria bacterium, a genomic segment contains:
- a CDS encoding clostripain-related cysteine peptidase, producing MIRLPVLLFLISVTLCRAESQWTVMLFLNGDNDLDLAAGESLKNLMKVGSTPLVNFVALQDHAGNGDTERHFVEKGRLITESVGEIDMGDWHEALNFFRWSVQNYPARHYFYIIWDHGMGWIDWLSGKNKFSRDISLDATSGHCMSTPDLRELSSGMHGILGRKIDVLGYDACLMANLEVAWETAGDTDFIVFSEEIESARSWPYHMIFPLLVEHPETEPEAISIQCVLKNTEYYQSIQAKATLSAVDCSKLTDAAGKFESFLTLLINNPHLGERYRIAISQTQSFAYLWYRDLCDVVKKMGTVADMDLQGTDLDLIHGLEVSPYPLIICSGHTGAGVEEATGLSIYLPDRDEYEKHKKAYKNLKFCGDTLWDEFLETLYYPKSPIPVIDKIELIDENGDGSVAPSESVRFKITLSNKGLQAASLKIMLSASSEAVIQNSETYLEISAGGEAICESLSARIAPDCPEGNLKFGIDLSFNGRVMHEKYSLRVHHSFAVKNRVLLILKKSDTVPASVYRAALSSAGIKFDLWDPSIDGKITFDTLGKYTGGAVILAETSGSDLVDLKLAIFTKYLDAGGSLLACGQDWGRYKGTTAFYQEYLGAKYLSDDAGENAISGCNEFSGISGALSGSQSPDQIESANAEVVFRYTGGNPAGLFHAGSSYKTIYLAFGLETLSSETVSILILSKAVRLLLPDVSSMLKNLSRLELSPDRSETGFCEESLIESIAASSAAGNSTGSLQCGTANQRLILDKILEIRLNRPKEG from the coding sequence ATGATTAGACTTCCAGTACTTCTTTTTCTCATTTCAGTGACTCTCTGCCGGGCTGAATCACAGTGGACTGTGATGCTTTTTCTGAACGGCGATAATGACCTGGACCTTGCGGCAGGCGAAAGCCTGAAAAATCTGATGAAGGTCGGTTCAACACCTCTGGTGAATTTCGTCGCCCTGCAGGATCACGCCGGAAACGGTGACACTGAGCGGCATTTTGTGGAAAAAGGCCGTCTAATCACCGAATCAGTCGGCGAAATCGACATGGGCGACTGGCACGAAGCGCTGAATTTCTTCAGATGGAGCGTACAGAATTACCCGGCCAGGCACTATTTCTATATCATCTGGGACCATGGCATGGGCTGGATCGACTGGCTGAGCGGGAAAAATAAGTTTTCCCGCGACATCTCCCTGGATGCCACCAGCGGGCATTGCATGAGCACCCCGGATCTCAGGGAGCTTTCCAGCGGCATGCATGGCATACTCGGCCGCAAGATCGATGTGCTTGGTTATGACGCCTGCCTGATGGCCAACCTCGAGGTGGCCTGGGAAACGGCCGGAGATACGGATTTCATAGTCTTTTCAGAGGAAATCGAATCAGCCCGGAGCTGGCCCTATCACATGATTTTTCCACTGCTGGTTGAGCATCCGGAAACTGAGCCTGAAGCAATCTCCATCCAATGCGTGCTGAAAAACACCGAGTATTACCAGAGCATACAGGCGAAAGCTACCTTGTCGGCAGTAGATTGCAGCAAACTGACTGATGCAGCAGGAAAATTTGAAAGCTTCCTGACCTTGCTAATCAATAATCCTCATCTTGGAGAACGTTACAGGATTGCGATTTCGCAAACCCAGAGTTTCGCTTATCTCTGGTATCGTGATCTTTGCGATGTGGTGAAAAAAATGGGGACTGTGGCTGATATGGATCTGCAGGGCACAGATCTGGACCTTATCCATGGACTGGAGGTCAGCCCGTATCCGCTGATAATCTGTTCTGGTCATACAGGAGCTGGTGTGGAAGAAGCAACCGGACTCTCTATTTACCTGCCTGACAGAGACGAATATGAGAAACATAAAAAAGCCTATAAAAATCTTAAATTCTGCGGGGACACACTCTGGGACGAATTCCTGGAGACCCTTTATTATCCAAAATCTCCGATTCCTGTGATCGATAAAATCGAGCTTATTGATGAAAATGGAGACGGGTCAGTTGCGCCTTCCGAATCTGTCAGATTCAAAATCACGCTTTCCAACAAGGGGCTGCAGGCTGCGAGCTTGAAAATAATGCTCTCAGCTTCCTCAGAGGCTGTGATTCAAAACTCAGAAACCTATCTGGAGATTTCCGCAGGGGGAGAGGCTATCTGCGAATCCCTGTCTGCCAGGATCGCTCCTGACTGCCCTGAAGGAAATCTGAAGTTCGGGATCGATTTGTCGTTCAATGGCCGTGTCATGCATGAAAAATACAGTCTGCGGGTGCATCACAGTTTTGCTGTGAAAAACAGGGTGCTGCTGATCCTGAAAAAGTCGGATACAGTTCCTGCATCGGTTTATCGTGCCGCATTGTCATCAGCAGGAATAAAATTCGACCTCTGGGACCCCTCTATCGATGGAAAAATAACCTTTGATACTCTTGGAAAATATACAGGCGGTGCTGTGATCCTGGCTGAGACAAGCGGCTCAGACTTGGTCGATCTTAAATTAGCCATTTTCACAAAGTATCTGGATGCAGGAGGCTCCCTGCTGGCATGCGGACAGGACTGGGGCAGGTACAAGGGGACAACCGCATTCTACCAAGAATATCTGGGTGCAAAATACCTCTCTGATGATGCAGGAGAAAATGCCATCTCAGGTTGCAATGAATTCTCCGGAATTTCAGGTGCGCTTTCAGGCTCCCAAAGTCCTGACCAGATCGAATCAGCGAATGCTGAAGTTGTTTTCAGATACACTGGGGGAAATCCGGCCGGCCTTTTTCACGCTGGAAGTTCGTATAAAACGATTTACTTAGCCTTTGGACTGGAAACACTTTCATCTGAAACAGTCAGCATATTGATCCTGTCAAAAGCAGTCAGGCTGTTGTTGCCGGACGTTTCCTCAATGCTGAAAAATCTCAGCAGGCTGGAATTATCTCCTGATCGGTCCGAAACCGGATTCTGCGAAGAATCCCTGATTGAATCGATCGCCGCATCCAGTGCCGCAGGAAACAGCACAGGCTCTCTGCAATGCGGAACAGCCAATCAGCGGTTGATCCTGGATAAAATTCTTGAAATCAGATTGAATCGTCCCAAGGAGGGTTAA
- a CDS encoding peptide-binding protein, which yields MLPIFWANATDEIMTKGQTSEILLSPSYGDSIIEQALSDPATLNPLLSQDTGSDQVINLIFDSLTQVNGDLKLSPCLADSWEVSADNMAITFYLKKGVRWHDGVNFSADDVKFTIEKIMDPESGSSLRWSFSEVKTIEVVNTHEVKVILKTPTQDIPLKIDSQIIPKHIYERENFKTSEYNRHPIGTGPFKFLEWQPAEQVVLVANQDYHEGRPFLDRVIFKIIPDDSAVLLSLLRGELDLMTLTPDQYTKQAKSKEFHDKFNIYSCPAFSYFYIAYNLDHPILKDRNIRQALTIAIDRQSMIDNVRYGFGKPIATDFLPTSWACDKSIAPYPYDPVLSGKILSAAGWKDIDRDGILERDGMKFSLELTIYNASPTAKLMADIIRDCWKVAGIEVKIRVLEWTNFLEQEYHHNFQANIGCWLQGNLLYDPFETWNSSQIPDEKNGYSGDNFISYRNPEVDRLCELGRITPDRIKLKEIYYKLQAIIHEDQPYTFLFSTDDIFTVSKRFHGIEAAPAGIFYNFRHWYVPEELQKYK from the coding sequence ATGCTTCCGATCTTTTGGGCAAACGCTACGGATGAAATCATGACAAAGGGGCAAACCAGTGAGATTTTACTATCCCCGTCATACGGGGATAGTATTATTGAACAAGCACTCAGCGATCCGGCTACACTCAATCCCCTGTTATCGCAGGATACCGGCTCTGATCAGGTAATAAATTTAATTTTCGACTCGTTGACCCAGGTCAATGGTGATCTGAAACTGTCTCCCTGCTTAGCTGATTCCTGGGAAGTATCAGCTGATAACATGGCAATCACCTTTTACCTGAAAAAAGGTGTCCGCTGGCATGATGGCGTGAACTTTTCAGCGGATGATGTCAAGTTCACAATTGAAAAGATCATGGACCCTGAATCAGGAAGCTCTCTCAGGTGGTCTTTTTCAGAAGTGAAAACAATCGAAGTCGTCAACACTCATGAAGTTAAAGTAATCCTGAAAACCCCGACTCAGGATATCCCATTGAAAATAGATTCACAGATAATACCCAAACATATCTATGAGCGGGAAAATTTCAAGACCTCTGAATACAACAGGCACCCGATCGGAACCGGTCCGTTCAAATTTCTGGAATGGCAGCCTGCCGAACAGGTCGTACTGGTAGCAAATCAGGATTATCATGAAGGAAGGCCGTTTCTGGACCGGGTGATCTTTAAAATCATTCCTGATGACTCAGCAGTCCTGCTTTCATTGCTGAGAGGTGAACTGGATTTGATGACGCTCACTCCTGATCAATATACGAAACAGGCCAAGTCAAAGGAATTCCACGATAAATTCAACATTTACAGCTGCCCGGCATTCAGCTATTTTTATATCGCTTACAACCTGGATCACCCGATCCTGAAAGACAGAAATATCCGGCAGGCCCTGACAATCGCCATTGACCGCCAGAGCATGATCGACAACGTGCGCTATGGATTCGGAAAGCCTATTGCAACTGATTTTCTGCCTACCAGCTGGGCTTGCGACAAGTCGATCGCTCCCTATCCCTATGATCCAGTACTATCAGGGAAAATCCTTTCCGCAGCCGGGTGGAAAGACATAGACAGGGACGGGATCCTGGAGCGTGATGGAATGAAATTTTCGCTGGAGCTTACCATCTACAATGCAAGTCCCACTGCCAAACTGATGGCCGACATCATAAGAGACTGCTGGAAAGTAGCGGGAATCGAAGTCAAGATCCGAGTGCTTGAATGGACGAACTTTTTAGAGCAGGAATATCATCATAACTTTCAAGCCAACATTGGCTGCTGGCTGCAGGGAAATCTGCTCTATGATCCATTTGAGACATGGAACTCTTCACAAATACCGGATGAAAAAAATGGATATTCAGGAGATAATTTCATTTCTTACCGTAACCCTGAAGTAGACAGATTGTGTGAGCTTGGCCGAATCACTCCTGACAGGATTAAATTAAAGGAAATTTATTACAAACTCCAGGCTATCATTCATGAAGACCAGCCATACACATTTCTCTTTTCCACTGATGATATTTTTACAGTCAGCAAGCGCTTCCACGGCATCGAAGCAGCTCCTGCCGGCATTTTTTACAATTTCAGGCACTGGTATGTGCCGGAGGAGTTGCAGAAGTATAAATAA